A window of Polaromonas hydrogenivorans contains these coding sequences:
- a CDS encoding CysB family HTH-type transcriptional regulator, which translates to MNLHQFRFVQEAVRRNLNLTETARALHTSQPGVSKAIIELEEELGVEIFARHGKRLKRVTEPGEHVLKSIELIMREVGNLRRIGEQYSAQDSGTLSIATTHSQARYVLPQSVARLRETFPKVNVSLHQGSPDQVARMVLDEVAEIGIATESLNQYDDLVTLPCYEWQHMLVMPLNHPLASKEHITLEDLALEPLITYHPSFSGRTKIDQAFAAKHLHPRIALEAIDADVIKTYVRLGLGVGIVAEMAVKDDGSNSDLLAIPAGSLFGVNVARVAFKRSAYLRNFVYKFAELLSDKLSRDLIVKAMTGRLSDYEV; encoded by the coding sequence ATGAACCTACACCAGTTCCGCTTCGTCCAGGAAGCCGTCCGCCGCAACCTCAACTTGACCGAAACCGCCCGGGCGCTGCATACCTCGCAGCCCGGCGTCTCCAAAGCCATCATTGAGCTGGAAGAAGAACTGGGCGTTGAAATCTTCGCGCGCCACGGCAAGCGCCTCAAGCGCGTGACCGAGCCCGGCGAGCATGTACTGAAAAGCATCGAGCTGATCATGCGCGAAGTCGGCAATCTGCGACGCATCGGCGAGCAGTATTCCGCGCAGGACAGCGGCACGCTGTCGATTGCCACCACCCACAGCCAGGCCCGCTATGTGCTGCCGCAGTCGGTCGCCAGGCTGCGGGAAACCTTTCCGAAAGTCAACGTCAGCCTGCACCAGGGCTCGCCCGACCAGGTGGCGCGCATGGTGCTGGACGAGGTCGCCGAGATCGGCATTGCCACGGAGTCATTGAACCAATACGACGACCTGGTCACGCTGCCCTGCTATGAATGGCAGCACATGCTGGTGATGCCACTGAACCATCCCCTAGCCAGCAAGGAACACATCACCCTGGAAGACCTGGCGCTGGAACCCCTGATCACCTACCACCCGTCGTTCAGCGGGCGCACCAAGATTGACCAGGCATTTGCGGCAAAGCACCTGCATCCGCGCATTGCCCTTGAAGCGATTGACGCCGACGTCATCAAGACCTATGTGCGCCTGGGGCTGGGCGTGGGCATCGTGGCCGAAATGGCGGTCAAGGACGACGGCAGCAACAGCGACCTGCTGGCCATTCCGGCGGGCAGCCTGTTCGGCGTCAACGTGGCCCGGGTGGCTTTCAAGCGCAGTGCCTACCTGCGCAATTTTGTCTATAAGTTTGCCGAACTGCTCAGCGACAAGCTCAGCCGCGACCTGATCGTCAAGGCCATGACGGGCCGCCTGAGCGACTACGAAGTCTGA
- a CDS encoding branched-chain amino acid ABC transporter substrate-binding protein has protein sequence MQMKLKLTVVATLAMVAGLASAQDAVVKIGHVAPMSGAQAHYGKDNENGVRMAIEELNTQNIVIGGKKIKFELVAEDDAADPKQGTAVAQKLCDSKVAGVVGHLNSGTTIPASKVYNDCGIPMVTGAATNPNLTKPGYKTTFRIIANDNALGAGLAFYAADALKLKKVAIIDDRSAYGQGVAEVFKKTAIAKGMTVVDEQYTTDKATDFMAILTAVKSKSPDAVFFGGMDAQGGPMLRQMEQLGMSNVKFFGGDGICTAEVAKLAGGAKTLNNVVCAEGGASLVKMPGGEAWKKRYDAKYPGQFQIYSPYTYDATFVLVDAMKRAKSTDPKVYTPELIKANYKGVTTTIAFEPNGELKNPAITLYVYKDGKKSALN, from the coding sequence ATGCAGATGAAATTGAAATTGACAGTAGTGGCAACCCTTGCGATGGTGGCAGGCCTGGCTTCAGCGCAGGATGCTGTCGTGAAAATTGGTCATGTGGCACCGATGTCCGGTGCGCAGGCCCACTATGGCAAAGACAATGAAAATGGCGTGCGCATGGCCATTGAAGAGCTGAACACTCAAAACATCGTCATCGGCGGCAAAAAAATCAAGTTTGAACTGGTGGCTGAAGACGATGCCGCTGATCCAAAACAGGGCACGGCCGTTGCACAAAAACTGTGCGACTCCAAAGTGGCCGGTGTGGTGGGCCATCTGAACTCCGGCACCACCATTCCTGCTTCCAAGGTTTACAACGACTGCGGCATCCCCATGGTGACAGGCGCTGCCACCAACCCCAACCTGACCAAGCCCGGCTACAAAACAACCTTCCGCATCATTGCCAATGACAACGCCCTGGGCGCCGGCCTGGCCTTTTATGCCGCTGACGCACTGAAACTGAAAAAAGTCGCGATCATCGACGACCGTTCCGCTTACGGCCAGGGCGTGGCCGAAGTGTTCAAAAAAACCGCCATTGCCAAGGGCATGACGGTTGTGGATGAGCAGTACACCACCGACAAGGCGACTGACTTCATGGCGATCCTGACAGCCGTCAAATCCAAAAGCCCCGATGCGGTTTTCTTCGGTGGCATGGATGCGCAAGGCGGCCCGATGCTGCGTCAGATGGAGCAGCTCGGCATGAGCAACGTCAAGTTTTTTGGCGGTGACGGCATCTGCACCGCTGAAGTGGCCAAGCTGGCGGGCGGCGCCAAGACACTGAACAATGTGGTTTGCGCCGAAGGCGGGGCATCACTGGTCAAGATGCCAGGCGGCGAAGCCTGGAAAAAGCGTTACGACGCCAAATACCCTGGCCAGTTCCAGATTTACAGCCCCTACACCTATGACGCAACATTTGTACTCGTTGACGCCATGAAGCGCGCCAAATCCACTGATCCAAAGGTTTACACGCCTGAGCTGATCAAGGCGAACTACAAGGGCGTGACCACCACCATCGCATTCGAGCCCAACGGCGAATTGAAAAACCCTGCCATCACCCTGTATGTGTACAAGGACGGCAAGAAGTCGGCGCTGAACTGA
- a CDS encoding NAD(P)-dependent oxidoreductase, whose product MNINNIGLVGYGEVGKIFSAGMKNQPGVAAMSVWDLKLADPATQAAELAHAAAAGVTAQPCLQALCEASDLVISAVTASNTLAVAREAARFIRPGAIFLDLNSASPGTKQQCAALIDAAGAHYVEAGVMTSVPPYGIRVPMLLGGARAAELAPLLAGWGMDARAVSERLGVASAIKMCRSIMIKGLEALVIESYATARAYGVEDQVLPTLQETFPSIDWSGQGAYFFSRVVQHGQRRAEEMRESANTVREAGFEPLMAAAIATKHQWVADQAKAGVFAGIDKGARWQDYADRLLAARKP is encoded by the coding sequence ATGAACATCAACAACATCGGCCTTGTCGGCTATGGCGAAGTCGGAAAAATCTTCAGTGCCGGCATGAAGAACCAGCCCGGCGTGGCCGCCATGTCCGTCTGGGATCTGAAGCTGGCCGATCCAGCCACGCAGGCGGCTGAGCTGGCCCATGCGGCTGCGGCAGGCGTGACGGCCCAGCCCTGCCTGCAGGCGCTGTGCGAGGCGAGCGACCTGGTCATCTCTGCCGTGACCGCCTCCAACACCCTGGCCGTGGCGCGGGAGGCCGCGCGATTCATCCGTCCCGGCGCCATTTTCCTGGACCTCAATTCCGCCTCTCCCGGCACCAAGCAGCAATGCGCCGCCCTGATTGACGCGGCCGGCGCGCATTATGTCGAAGCTGGCGTGATGACCTCGGTGCCGCCTTATGGCATCCGGGTGCCGATGCTGCTGGGCGGCGCCCGGGCCGCCGAACTGGCGCCGCTGCTGGCCGGCTGGGGCATGGATGCCAGGGCCGTGAGTGAGCGGCTCGGCGTGGCCAGCGCCATCAAGATGTGCCGCAGCATCATGATCAAGGGGCTGGAAGCGCTGGTGATCGAGAGCTACGCCACGGCCCGCGCCTACGGCGTGGAAGACCAGGTGCTGCCGACGCTGCAGGAAACCTTTCCGAGCATCGACTGGAGCGGGCAGGGCGCCTACTTCTTCAGCCGGGTGGTGCAGCACGGCCAGCGCCGGGCCGAGGAAATGCGCGAGTCAGCCAACACGGTGCGCGAAGCCGGGTTCGAGCCCTTGATGGCCGCCGCCATCGCCACCAAGCACCAGTGGGTGGCCGACCAGGCCAAGGCCGGCGTCTTTGCCGGGATTGACAAGGGCGCCCGCTGGCAGGACTATGCCGACCGCCTGCTGGCCGCGCGCAAGCCGTGA
- a CDS encoding DUF3309 family protein encodes MSISLILLIILILILVGSLPTWGHSRSWGYGPSGGIGLVVVILIVLLLMGRI; translated from the coding sequence ATGTCCATCTCGCTTATCCTGCTGATCATCCTGATCCTGATTCTGGTCGGTTCCCTGCCCACCTGGGGCCACAGCCGCAGCTGGGGTTATGGTCCCAGCGGCGGCATTGGCCTCGTGGTCGTCATCCTGATCGTCCTGCTGCTGATGGGCCGAATCTAG
- the lptF gene encoding LPS export ABC transporter permease LptF produces MLFQSSIRKELARAFGATLVVLITIVMTIVLIRTLGQASRGSISPQDVMLYMAYSGLGRLPTILTISLFIAMVSTLTRMYRDSEMVVWFTSGQGLAGFLRPLFHFAWPVLLVITLMALFVWPWTNQQTKDMQSRYQQRGDLDRITPGVFQESSSGNRVFFIDRDLAGEKASNNVFIAATEKGKNSVTTAQSGRIETRSDARFLMLSNGQRLENDMGKSTLKISDFKEYGVKTDDSGLLGDSAPEAKLLSTRALIKDPTRSNLGELAWRLGLALSAINFVFLAVALAKVNPRGGRSGNMMFVVLAFVVYNNLVNLGQSWIFVGLISFGNLLLALHGGVLLLGLAWLAKRHANWRFRLKRQPPLALRAGSPP; encoded by the coding sequence ATGTTATTCCAATCTTCAATTCGCAAGGAATTGGCGCGCGCTTTTGGTGCCACCCTCGTGGTGCTCATCACCATCGTCATGACCATCGTGCTGATCCGTACCCTGGGCCAGGCTTCGCGCGGGTCCATCAGCCCGCAGGACGTGATGCTTTACATGGCCTATTCCGGTCTCGGGCGCCTGCCGACCATCCTGACCATCTCGCTGTTCATTGCCATGGTCAGCACCCTGACGCGCATGTACCGCGACAGTGAAATGGTGGTCTGGTTCACCAGCGGCCAGGGGCTGGCCGGTTTTTTGCGCCCGCTGTTTCACTTTGCCTGGCCGGTGCTGCTGGTCATTACCCTGATGGCGCTGTTTGTCTGGCCCTGGACCAACCAGCAGACCAAGGACATGCAAAGCCGCTACCAGCAACGCGGCGACCTGGACCGCATCACGCCCGGCGTGTTCCAGGAATCCTCCAGCGGCAACCGGGTGTTTTTCATCGACCGCGATCTGGCGGGCGAAAAAGCCAGCAACAACGTGTTCATTGCCGCCACCGAAAAAGGAAAAAACTCGGTCACCACCGCGCAATCAGGCCGGATTGAAACCCGGAGCGACGCCCGGTTCCTGATGCTTTCCAACGGCCAGCGGCTTGAAAACGACATGGGGAAATCGACGCTCAAGATCAGCGACTTCAAGGAATATGGCGTCAAAACCGATGATTCCGGGCTGCTTGGCGACTCCGCGCCCGAAGCCAAGCTGCTGTCCACCCGCGCACTGATCAAAGACCCCACGCGCAGCAACCTGGGCGAGCTGGCGTGGCGGCTTGGCCTGGCCCTGTCGGCCATCAATTTCGTGTTTCTGGCGGTCGCGCTGGCCAAGGTCAATCCCCGGGGTGGGCGCAGCGGCAACATGATGTTTGTCGTGCTGGCCTTCGTGGTTTACAACAACCTGGTCAATCTGGGCCAGAGTTGGATTTTTGTCGGCCTGATCAGTTTCGGCAATCTGTTGCTGGCCCTGCATGGCGGCGTCCTGCTGCTCGGGCTGGCATGGCTGGCCAAGCGGCACGCCAACTGGCGCTTCAGGCTGAAACGCCAGCCACCGCTTGCGCTGCGCGCCGGGAGCCCGCCATGA
- a CDS encoding sirohydrochlorin chelatase: protein MTLTPPAQRGIVLFAHGSRDPLWRLPIEAVAAQISARHPGTLVRCAYLEICSPSLPEAATDLIAVGALQLRVFPLFLGVGKHAREDLPLLIEEIRLSHPGVSIELLPTAGEYEQMTALMADIAVA from the coding sequence ATGACCCTCACACCTCCAGCGCAGCGCGGTATTGTTTTGTTCGCCCATGGTTCGCGTGACCCGCTGTGGCGCCTGCCGATTGAAGCAGTCGCCGCGCAAATCAGCGCCCGCCACCCCGGCACCCTGGTGCGCTGCGCCTATCTGGAAATCTGCTCGCCGTCCCTGCCGGAAGCCGCTACTGATTTAATAGCTGTCGGCGCACTCCAGTTAAGGGTATTTCCGCTTTTTCTGGGTGTCGGCAAACATGCGCGTGAAGACCTGCCGCTGCTGATCGAAGAAATCCGGCTTTCGCACCCCGGCGTAAGCATTGAACTCCTGCCGACCGCAGGCGAGTATGAACAAATGACGGCACTGATGGCCGATATTGCCGTGGCCTGA
- a CDS encoding pyridoxal phosphate-dependent aminotransferase — protein sequence MPNQPMIPARTPLLTSKLPKVGTTIFTVMSALAAEKGAVNLGQGFPDFDCDPQLVNAVTDAMQRGLNQYPPMAGVPVLREAVAAKLAALHGRSYDAGSEITITAGATQAIITIILAVVHPGDEVIVLEPCYDSYVPNIELAGGTVVRVPLTPGTFRPNFEKISAAISPRTRAIIVNSPHNPSATVWSEADMRRLQDILAPTNVLLISDEVYEHMVFDADKGQIHQSAARFAGLAARAFIVSSFGKTYHVTGWKVGYIAAPAALTAEFRKVHQFNVFSVNTPVQHGLAAYMADDRPYLDLPAFYQRKRDLFRAGLQNTRFRLLPSEGSYFQCVDISDVSELGEADFCQWLTTEIGVAAIPLSAFYGDGFDQRVVRFCFAKKDETLHLALERLAKL from the coding sequence ATGCCAAACCAGCCCATGATTCCCGCCCGCACACCGTTGCTCACGAGCAAGCTGCCGAAGGTCGGCACCACGATTTTTACCGTCATGTCGGCGCTGGCCGCAGAAAAAGGCGCGGTCAACCTCGGCCAGGGCTTTCCTGATTTCGACTGCGACCCGCAACTGGTCAACGCCGTCACCGACGCCATGCAGCGCGGCCTGAACCAGTACCCGCCGATGGCCGGCGTGCCGGTCTTGCGCGAAGCGGTTGCGGCCAAGCTGGCCGCCCTCCATGGCCGCAGCTACGACGCCGGCAGCGAAATCACCATCACGGCCGGCGCCACGCAAGCCATCATCACCATCATTTTGGCCGTGGTGCATCCGGGCGATGAAGTCATCGTGCTGGAACCCTGCTACGACAGCTATGTGCCTAATATCGAACTGGCCGGCGGCACGGTGGTGCGCGTGCCTTTGACGCCGGGCACGTTTCGCCCCAACTTCGAGAAGATTTCAGCGGCCATCAGCCCCAGGACGCGCGCCATCATCGTCAATTCGCCGCACAACCCGAGCGCGACGGTCTGGAGCGAAGCCGACATGCGCAGGCTGCAGGACATCCTGGCGCCCACCAATGTCCTCCTGATCAGCGACGAGGTGTATGAGCACATGGTGTTCGATGCCGACAAGGGCCAAATTCACCAGAGCGCGGCGCGCTTTGCCGGGCTGGCGGCGCGCGCCTTCATCGTCAGCAGCTTTGGCAAGACCTACCACGTTACTGGCTGGAAGGTCGGCTATATCGCCGCGCCTGCCGCGCTGACGGCGGAGTTCCGCAAGGTGCATCAGTTCAATGTGTTCAGCGTCAACACGCCGGTGCAGCATGGGCTGGCCGCCTACATGGCCGATGACCGGCCTTACCTCGACCTGCCGGCCTTTTACCAGCGCAAGCGCGACCTGTTCCGGGCCGGGCTGCAAAACACCCGCTTCAGGCTGCTGCCCAGTGAAGGCAGCTATTTCCAGTGCGTGGACATTTCAGATGTCAGCGAGCTGGGCGAGGCCGATTTCTGCCAGTGGCTGACCACCGAGATCGGCGTGGCGGCGATTCCGCTGTCGGCGTTTTATGGCGACGGCTTCGACCAGCGGGTGGTGCGCTTTTGCTTTGCCAAGAAAGACGAAACCCTTCACCTGGCGCTGGAACGCCTAGCCAAACTGTAG
- a CDS encoding leucyl aminopeptidase: MDFELKTLTRTLICSEKADALIVLIPEGLTAGDDALSVLAALAIKSGDLEVKPGKLLNAYRVTGIAATRVLLVGAGDASPKSVRTAVNAAMGALKASNNVQRAVLCLNALPTLQPEAVRAAIVACSETAYAYTTTKSKSAAAKLQQVVVAVDGLANAQAGFDKAVGLAKGIDLAKEWANRPANHATPTLLAGAAKELGKLPRIKTEVLGPKEIEKLGMGAFLAVAQGTAEPLRFIVLRYEGAAKAEAPVVLIGKGITFDTGGISIKPAAEMDEMKFDMCGAASVLGTFRALAELQPALNVVGLIPACENMPGDRAIKPGDVVTSMSGQTIEILNTDAEGRLVLCDALTYAARLKPRAVVDIATLTGACVVALGGVRSGLFSNNEALAESLARAGESSLDPCWRMPLDDDYAEGLKSNFADVANVAGRAGGAVTAAKFLQRFAADFAWAHLDIAGTAWKSGAAKGATGRPVALLLDFLLGQVQAVQAAQPVKASPKTRPARKSTPAAKTRA; encoded by the coding sequence ATGGACTTTGAACTTAAAACTCTGACCCGCACCCTTATTTGCAGCGAAAAAGCCGACGCGCTGATTGTGCTCATCCCCGAAGGCCTGACTGCCGGCGACGACGCCTTGTCAGTGCTTGCCGCACTGGCGATCAAGTCGGGCGATCTGGAGGTCAAGCCGGGAAAGCTGCTGAACGCCTACAGGGTGACTGGCATTGCAGCCACGCGGGTGCTGCTGGTCGGGGCAGGCGACGCCAGCCCAAAAAGTGTCCGTACCGCCGTCAATGCCGCCATGGGCGCCTTGAAGGCCAGCAATAATGTCCAGCGCGCCGTGCTGTGCCTCAATGCGCTCCCTACCCTGCAGCCCGAGGCCGTGCGCGCCGCCATCGTGGCCTGCTCCGAGACGGCTTACGCCTACACCACGACCAAGTCCAAATCCGCTGCTGCAAAACTGCAGCAGGTGGTGGTTGCGGTGGACGGCCTTGCCAATGCGCAGGCAGGATTCGACAAGGCCGTCGGCCTGGCCAAGGGGATTGATCTGGCCAAGGAATGGGCCAACCGGCCGGCCAACCATGCCACGCCGACCCTGCTCGCAGGCGCGGCCAAGGAACTCGGGAAACTGCCCCGCATCAAGACCGAAGTGCTGGGTCCCAAGGAGATTGAAAAACTCGGCATGGGTGCCTTCCTGGCGGTTGCGCAGGGCACGGCCGAGCCCTTGCGTTTCATCGTGCTGCGCTATGAGGGCGCTGCCAAGGCAGAAGCGCCGGTGGTGCTGATCGGCAAGGGAATCACCTTTGACACCGGCGGCATCTCGATCAAGCCGGCGGCCGAAATGGACGAGATGAAATTCGACATGTGCGGCGCCGCCAGCGTGCTCGGCACTTTCCGGGCGCTGGCCGAGTTGCAGCCGGCGCTCAATGTGGTGGGGCTGATTCCGGCCTGCGAAAACATGCCCGGCGACCGCGCCATCAAGCCCGGCGACGTGGTCACCAGCATGAGCGGCCAGACCATCGAAATCCTCAACACCGATGCCGAAGGGCGGCTGGTGCTGTGCGATGCCTTGACCTATGCCGCCCGCCTCAAGCCCCGGGCCGTGGTTGACATCGCCACGCTGACCGGGGCTTGCGTGGTGGCGCTGGGCGGGGTGCGCAGCGGACTCTTTTCCAATAACGAAGCACTGGCCGAATCGCTGGCCAGGGCGGGTGAATCCTCGCTCGATCCGTGCTGGAGGATGCCGCTGGACGACGACTATGCCGAAGGCCTGAAAAGCAATTTTGCCGATGTCGCGAATGTGGCCGGACGCGCGGGCGGTGCGGTGACGGCCGCCAAGTTCCTGCAGCGCTTTGCCGCCGACTTTGCATGGGCGCACCTGGATATCGCCGGAACGGCCTGGAAAAGCGGTGCCGCCAAGGGGGCGACCGGCCGCCCGGTAGCGTTGCTGCTCGACTTTTTGCTTGGCCAGGTGCAGGCCGTGCAGGCAGCGCAACCCGTCAAGGCAAGCCCAAAAACCAGGCCCGCCCGAAAAAGCACGCCTGCCGCCAAAACCCGGGCATGA
- a CDS encoding DNA polymerase III subunit chi: MTEIAFHFNVPDKLAYGCRLLRKAYLSGATVAVTAEPEVLAELDALLWSFSATEFVPHCTGAASPDTLAATPVVLAASLADCPGREILVNLGQDVPGGFEGFERFIELVSLHPDDVQTGRSRWKHYVARGYALKKHDLASRARGAA, translated from the coding sequence ATGACCGAGATCGCCTTTCATTTCAATGTGCCCGACAAACTGGCTTACGGCTGCCGTTTGCTGCGCAAGGCCTATCTCAGCGGCGCCACGGTGGCGGTCACCGCCGAGCCTGAAGTGCTGGCGGAACTCGATGCGCTGCTGTGGAGTTTTTCCGCGACGGAGTTCGTTCCGCATTGCACGGGCGCGGCATCGCCCGACACGCTGGCCGCCACGCCCGTCGTGCTGGCGGCATCGCTGGCCGATTGTCCGGGCCGTGAAATTTTGGTGAACCTGGGCCAGGACGTGCCTGGGGGGTTTGAAGGATTCGAGCGTTTCATCGAGCTGGTTTCGTTGCACCCCGATGATGTCCAGACCGGACGAAGCCGCTGGAAACATTACGTGGCGCGCGGCTACGCCCTGAAAAAGCATGACCTGGCCAGCCGGGCCAGAGGCGCGGCATGA
- a CDS encoding AEC family transporter — MLDILAITGPIYFTIVLGFITTRRGLFSPADMRVMGKFVINLALPALLFNALAQRPIGEILNGRYLFLYAAGSLVTLGLGWLWARRVAGQDGTTSAYYAMGMSCSNSGFVGYPIALLTLGPVAGVVLGLNMMVENLILIPLLLGLAESGRGRSGAWHLVLRQSLVNLLRNPMVLGLLAGLMVSVMGWKLPSPVGRTVTLFSQASGALSLFVIGGALVGLKIQGMRRQVAQIAVGKLLLHPLVMLAVLLLSEAGGLIPMEPQMRMGLLLTAACPMLGIYTILAQKYGRDGLAAASLLGATVASFGSISLLLWAFRSLPGWGA; from the coding sequence ATGCTCGATATCCTGGCCATCACCGGCCCCATCTATTTCACCATCGTCCTGGGTTTTATCACCACGCGGCGGGGTTTGTTCAGTCCGGCCGACATGCGCGTGATGGGCAAGTTCGTGATCAACCTGGCGCTGCCTGCGCTGCTGTTCAACGCGCTGGCGCAGCGCCCGATTGGCGAGATTCTCAATGGCCGCTACCTGTTCCTCTATGCGGCCGGCTCGCTGGTGACGCTGGGCCTGGGCTGGCTGTGGGCGCGCCGCGTGGCCGGGCAGGACGGCACCACCAGCGCCTACTACGCCATGGGCATGTCCTGCTCCAACAGCGGCTTCGTCGGCTATCCGATTGCCTTGCTGACCCTCGGCCCGGTGGCCGGCGTGGTGCTGGGCCTGAACATGATGGTCGAGAATCTTATTTTGATCCCGCTGCTGCTGGGGCTGGCTGAAAGTGGCCGGGGGCGCAGTGGCGCCTGGCATCTGGTGCTGCGCCAGTCGCTGGTGAATTTGCTGCGCAACCCGATGGTGCTGGGGCTGCTGGCCGGGCTCATGGTGTCGGTGATGGGCTGGAAACTGCCGTCTCCGGTCGGGCGCACGGTCACGCTGTTTTCCCAGGCCAGCGGCGCGCTGTCGCTGTTCGTGATTGGCGGGGCGCTGGTGGGGCTGAAGATCCAGGGCATGCGGCGCCAGGTGGCGCAGATCGCCGTGGGCAAGCTGCTGCTGCACCCGCTGGTCATGCTGGCCGTGCTGCTGCTTTCAGAGGCAGGGGGCTTGATTCCCATGGAGCCGCAGATGCGCATGGGACTGCTGCTGACGGCGGCTTGCCCCATGCTGGGCATCTACACGATCCTGGCGCAAAAGTATGGCCGCGATGGCCTGGCGGCTGCGTCCCTGCTGGGCGCCACCGTGGCGTCATTCGGGTCGATCAGCCTCTTGCTGTGGGCGTTTCGGTCACTGCCGGGCTGGGGCGCCTGA
- the lptG gene encoding LPS export ABC transporter permease LptG, with translation MKTIRRLIYGEVLGSIALVALGFLALFFFFDLVDELQYLGKNNGAGDSIYQVKHALLYVALLIPNHLYELLPISVLIGSIFVMSRLAQSSEYTILRTSGLGPWRALKLLLWLGAFFVALSFLVGDYIAPASERAAQLMKARYQNKITVGQTGAWLKEKQVSSNFIVNVSELSPNNEMHGVRIYEFNHQGLIVSTTEAPVAAFSLNTAWQLRNATRTEFDVTTSAGGVNAPAQQAKVKRTDVASYRWPTEISTEMVSVALLRPDRMATLDLFNYIRHLEANGQTSQRYEIEFWKKVFYPLSCLVMVMLALPFAYLHFRSGSISSYVFAGVMIGISFFLLNNVFGYIGNLRNWQPWLAAATPGLLYMAISMAAFGWLVLRR, from the coding sequence ATGAAAACCATACGCCGCCTGATTTACGGTGAAGTGCTCGGCTCGATTGCGCTGGTCGCCCTGGGCTTTCTGGCCCTGTTCTTCTTTTTTGACCTGGTCGATGAACTCCAGTACCTGGGCAAGAACAACGGCGCCGGAGACAGCATTTACCAGGTCAAGCATGCGCTGCTGTATGTGGCGCTGCTGATTCCCAACCACTTGTATGAACTGCTACCGATATCGGTTTTGATTGGCAGTATTTTCGTCATGTCGCGCCTGGCGCAGAGTTCGGAATACACCATTTTGCGCACCAGCGGACTCGGCCCCTGGCGCGCACTGAAGCTGCTACTGTGGCTGGGTGCATTTTTTGTAGCGCTCAGCTTCCTGGTGGGCGACTACATCGCACCGGCCAGCGAACGCGCTGCCCAGCTCATGAAGGCCCGCTACCAGAACAAGATCACCGTGGGCCAGACCGGCGCCTGGCTGAAGGAAAAACAGGTCTCCAGCAACTTCATCGTCAACGTGAGCGAACTCTCGCCCAACAACGAAATGCATGGCGTGCGTATTTACGAGTTCAACCACCAGGGGCTGATCGTATCGACCACCGAAGCGCCGGTAGCGGCATTTTCCCTGAATACCGCCTGGCAGTTGCGCAATGCCACGCGAACCGAGTTCGACGTCACCACCAGCGCGGGCGGCGTCAATGCGCCTGCGCAGCAGGCCAAGGTCAAGCGCACCGACGTTGCCAGTTATCGCTGGCCCACGGAAATCAGCACCGAGATGGTGTCCGTGGCGCTGCTCAGGCCAGATCGCATGGCCACGCTTGACCTCTTCAATTACATACGCCATCTGGAGGCCAATGGCCAGACCTCCCAGCGCTATGAAATCGAGTTCTGGAAAAAGGTGTTTTATCCGCTCAGCTGCCTGGTCATGGTGATGCTGGCCCTGCCCTTTGCCTACCTGCATTTCCGCTCTGGCAGCATCAGCAGCTATGTGTTTGCCGGCGTCATGATCGGCATCAGCTTTTTCCTGCTCAACAACGTGTTCGGCTACATCGGCAACCTGCGCAACTGGCAGCCCTGGCTGGCAGCGGCCACTCCCGGACTGCTCTACATGGCCATTTCCATGGCTGCGTTCGGCTGGCTGGTGCTCAGGCGCTGA